A genomic region of Mesorhizobium sp. NZP2077 contains the following coding sequences:
- a CDS encoding DUF5131 family protein: MADKSAIEWTDATWNPIVGCSIVSPGCTHCYAMKMAGRIEAMARGGERGEQGKRFDDKWLFGTENLASTDGHFDDQPDLYRVGKRAAGRLLDGVEHNAFPSNLQPVE, translated from the coding sequence ATGGCTGACAAATCCGCCATCGAATGGACCGACGCGACGTGGAATCCCATCGTCGGCTGCTCCATCGTCTCGCCCGGCTGCACGCATTGCTACGCCATGAAGATGGCCGGCCGCATCGAGGCGATGGCAAGAGGCGGCGAGCGCGGCGAGCAGGGAAAACGGTTCGACGACAAATGGCTGTTCGGCACCGAAAACCTGGCCTCGACCGATGGCCACTTCGACGATCAGCCAGACCTCTACCGCGTCGGCAAACGGGCCGCCGGCCGCCTGCTCGACGGCGTCGAGCACAACGCCTTTCCTTCAAACCTGCAACCTGTGGAGTAA
- a CDS encoding S24 family peptidase, whose product MANIVSSESLAASALSPLAGLANFFHMIDLTERFDHYRNRLKLVMKSRRLTNEGLAEKIGSHSVTISKLRGGVLKLDDEWRARIAAGVGIDEIALFGTEPLPEPAPFEIYVSPKKAVRKGKPTKAPASANDNITIPLYGLAAGSMQGAHTMSSDRVDDIPCPPGLRDVFGAYALITRGESMIPRYFPGDRLYINPNQPLHQGDHVVVQTRLHDNSGTETWVKRYDGEDEGEYRLYQYNQPAEIRFKKRFVTYIHRVLPTNELF is encoded by the coding sequence ATGGCTAATATCGTGTCAAGTGAAAGTTTAGCCGCTTCGGCTCTTTCTCCGTTAGCCGGATTGGCTAATTTCTTCCATATGATTGATTTGACGGAACGATTTGACCATTACCGCAACCGGCTCAAGCTGGTGATGAAGTCGCGGCGACTGACGAATGAGGGGCTCGCCGAAAAGATCGGCAGCCATAGCGTTACCATTTCGAAATTGCGCGGCGGCGTCCTCAAGCTCGACGACGAATGGCGCGCCCGAATCGCCGCCGGCGTAGGCATCGACGAAATCGCCCTGTTCGGCACCGAACCGCTGCCGGAACCGGCACCTTTTGAAATCTATGTCTCGCCAAAAAAAGCCGTCAGGAAAGGCAAGCCAACCAAGGCGCCGGCGTCGGCCAACGACAACATAACAATTCCGCTCTACGGCCTGGCGGCAGGGTCGATGCAGGGCGCACACACCATGAGCAGCGACCGCGTCGATGACATCCCTTGCCCGCCAGGCTTGCGCGACGTTTTCGGCGCCTATGCGCTGATCACTCGCGGCGAATCGATGATTCCTCGCTATTTCCCCGGGGACCGGCTGTACATCAATCCGAACCAGCCCTTGCATCAAGGCGACCATGTTGTTGTTCAGACCAGGTTGCATGACAACTCCGGAACCGAGACATGGGTCAAGCGCTACGATGGGGAGGATGAGGGTGAGTACAGGCTCTATCAATACAACCAGCCGGCGGAGATCCGGTTCAAGAAGCGGTTTGTCACCTATATCCACCGCGTGTTGCCGACGAACGAACTGTTTTAA
- a CDS encoding helix-turn-helix transcriptional regulator, translated as MMFRDWRLERRLGLGEAARLLGIKGKNPGGTLVRIENGSRQPEADMVERILAFTDGAVTAADMHEVRLAWLKDNRPEKFSAALPAPQTEAAA; from the coding sequence ATGATGTTTCGGGATTGGAGACTTGAGCGGAGACTTGGCCTGGGCGAGGCAGCGAGGCTGCTTGGCATCAAGGGCAAGAATCCCGGTGGCACCTTGGTGCGCATCGAGAACGGATCCCGTCAGCCGGAAGCCGATATGGTCGAGCGCATTCTTGCGTTTACAGACGGCGCGGTCACCGCCGCCGATATGCACGAAGTGCGCCTTGCCTGGTTGAAGGACAACCGGCCTGAGAAGTTCTCCGCGGCGCTGCCTGCGCCACAGACGGAGGCCGCGGCATGA
- a CDS encoding phage regulatory CII family protein, whose amino-acid sequence MTPRGPFAMVPNANARHFQLKAAQRDLIAAAGGIERAAAVCSYSKSEVGRWNNPDSPDLMELPAIFALEEETGRFDMSEVICAARGRRFADAEPAIANGSVMAAHAEAVVRMGELMTEGALAFADGKLTPAEGAQIDRAVSKLVNAAADYRKVLASARAAGGLKVVGGE is encoded by the coding sequence ATGACGCCAAGAGGACCTTTCGCCATGGTGCCGAACGCCAATGCCCGCCACTTCCAGCTCAAGGCAGCGCAGCGCGACCTGATCGCCGCCGCCGGCGGCATCGAGCGCGCAGCCGCCGTCTGCTCCTATTCGAAAAGCGAGGTCGGGCGCTGGAACAATCCCGACAGCCCCGACCTGATGGAACTGCCGGCGATCTTCGCGCTCGAGGAAGAAACCGGCCGCTTCGACATGAGCGAGGTGATCTGTGCCGCGCGCGGCCGCCGCTTCGCCGATGCCGAGCCGGCGATCGCCAACGGCTCGGTGATGGCCGCGCACGCCGAAGCGGTGGTGCGCATGGGCGAGCTGATGACCGAAGGCGCGCTTGCCTTCGCCGATGGCAAGTTGACGCCGGCCGAAGGCGCACAGATCGACCGGGCCGTTTCCAAGCTCGTCAACGCGGCCGCCGACTATCGCAAGGTGCTGGCCAGCGCGCGTGCCGCCGGCGGCCTGAAGGTCGTCGGTGGCGAATGA
- a CDS encoding DUF2312 domain-containing protein, whose product MAAGQLRALIERIERLEEEKKTIAEDIKEVFAEAKGTGFDTKAIRTIIKLRKKDPAERAEEDAILDLYKAALGMV is encoded by the coding sequence GTGGCGGCCGGGCAGCTGCGCGCGCTGATCGAGCGCATCGAGCGGCTGGAGGAAGAGAAAAAGACCATCGCCGAGGACATCAAGGAAGTCTTCGCCGAGGCCAAGGGCACGGGTTTCGACACCAAGGCCATCCGCACCATCATCAAGCTGCGCAAGAAAGACCCGGCCGAGCGCGCCGAGGAAGACGCGATCCTCGACCTCTACAAAGCTGCGCTGGGGATGGTGTGA
- a CDS encoding MT-A70 family methyltransferase, which yields MKYQLLPRLSSEEFASLERSIIAHGVLVPVEYDEAGDIIDGHHRVEICESLGLVDWPRFVRKGLSETDKRTLSRELNFARRHLTTAQKQAVIADQLRDTPSISSRAIAAMLGVHHSTVQSVRKTLVDGGEISHHDEVEGRDGVVQPARKSIKTAFVPDRENVGEYMKGAKMIRAEKQKVAHTVRLAHMEMTASRGQAAAPGKVGGKYPVIYADPPWRFGVRSEVTGREKSAENHYPTMDSADIAGLFREIGEPATDDAVLFLWATNPMLHDGLRVMAAWGFDYVHHWIWDKEVAGTGYWGRDRHELLLIGRRGNVASPLPGSQPETVYRERKGKHSAKPDFFAETIERLFPSMPRLELFCRQPRPGWDVWGFEAGLPEGPVALPPVEKAGEPRDG from the coding sequence ATGAAATACCAGCTGCTGCCCCGCCTTTCTTCCGAAGAATTCGCCTCGCTCGAACGCTCGATCATCGCGCATGGCGTGCTGGTGCCGGTGGAGTATGACGAGGCCGGCGACATCATCGACGGCCATCACCGTGTCGAGATCTGCGAAAGCCTTGGCCTGGTCGACTGGCCGAGATTCGTGCGCAAGGGCCTGTCGGAAACCGACAAGCGGACGCTGTCGCGCGAACTGAACTTCGCCCGCCGCCACCTGACCACGGCGCAGAAACAGGCTGTCATCGCCGACCAGCTGCGCGACACGCCGTCGATCTCGTCGCGCGCCATCGCCGCCATGCTCGGCGTCCATCATTCGACGGTCCAGTCGGTGCGCAAGACGCTGGTCGATGGTGGCGAAATTAGCCACCATGACGAGGTCGAGGGCAGGGACGGTGTCGTCCAGCCGGCCCGCAAATCGATCAAGACCGCCTTCGTCCCCGACCGCGAGAATGTCGGTGAGTACATGAAGGGCGCGAAGATGATCCGCGCCGAAAAGCAAAAGGTCGCGCATACTGTGCGCCTGGCGCATATGGAGATGACTGCCTCTCGCGGGCAGGCCGCGGCGCCCGGCAAGGTCGGCGGAAAGTATCCCGTCATCTATGCCGATCCGCCCTGGCGCTTCGGCGTTCGCTCGGAAGTGACCGGTCGCGAAAAGAGCGCTGAAAACCACTATCCGACGATGGACAGCGCCGACATTGCCGGCCTGTTCCGCGAGATCGGCGAGCCTGCCACCGACGACGCCGTGCTTTTCCTGTGGGCGACAAACCCGATGCTGCATGACGGCCTGCGCGTCATGGCCGCCTGGGGCTTCGACTATGTCCATCACTGGATATGGGACAAGGAAGTCGCCGGAACCGGCTACTGGGGCCGCGACCGCCACGAGCTGCTGTTGATCGGCCGGCGCGGCAATGTGGCATCGCCACTTCCGGGATCGCAGCCGGAGACGGTCTATCGCGAACGCAAGGGCAAGCATTCGGCCAAACCGGATTTCTTCGCCGAGACGATCGAGCGGCTGTTTCCGTCGATGCCGCGGCTGGAACTGTTCTGCCGCCAACCGCGCCCGGGCTGGGATGTCTGGGGCTTCGAGGCGGGTCTGCCGGAAGGTCCAGTGGCCCTTCCGCCCGTCGAGAAGGCCGGGGAGCCGCGCGATGGCTGA
- a CDS encoding HNH endonuclease signature motif containing protein — protein sequence MRGGRIIYSGSEMAWLEKHRTMVISDYHRAFQAEFGRPDVLQVHLHGLRKRLGWKVGRDPARYKGRRLKYSDAEIGWLRDRCTMEINAWCAAFRAEFGRDDVTPAKLHSMRKREGWKTGRTGQFEQGSVPWSKGKKLPFNPNCAETQFKKGQRPHTYRGAGHERIDCHGYVWIVIDQPNPWTGAATCSVHKHRWLWEQANGPVPEGMVLKCLGDKTNTDPANWELVPIGLLPRLNGRSGRDYDHAPGELKPTIMAIAKLEHRARTALKLGAAK from the coding sequence ATGAGAGGCGGGCGCATCATCTATAGCGGCTCCGAAATGGCGTGGCTTGAGAAGCACCGCACGATGGTCATCAGCGACTATCACCGCGCCTTTCAAGCCGAATTCGGCCGGCCGGATGTCTTGCAGGTGCACCTTCACGGCCTTCGCAAACGGCTGGGCTGGAAAGTCGGTCGCGATCCTGCGCGTTATAAGGGCAGACGCCTAAAGTACAGCGATGCTGAAATCGGATGGTTACGCGATCGCTGCACGATGGAGATCAACGCCTGGTGCGCGGCCTTCCGGGCGGAGTTCGGGCGGGACGATGTGACACCGGCCAAGCTGCACAGCATGCGAAAGCGTGAGGGCTGGAAGACGGGTCGTACCGGGCAGTTCGAACAAGGCTCGGTGCCATGGAGTAAGGGCAAGAAACTGCCTTTCAACCCGAACTGCGCCGAGACACAATTCAAAAAGGGGCAACGGCCACATACCTATCGTGGCGCCGGGCATGAGCGCATCGACTGCCACGGCTACGTCTGGATCGTTATCGATCAACCCAATCCTTGGACTGGCGCTGCGACATGCAGTGTCCACAAGCATCGTTGGCTTTGGGAACAAGCGAATGGTCCCGTGCCGGAAGGCATGGTGCTGAAGTGTCTTGGCGACAAAACGAACACCGATCCGGCGAATTGGGAATTGGTGCCGATCGGCTTGTTGCCGCGTCTCAATGGAAGGTCCGGGCGTGATTACGACCATGCTCCAGGCGAATTGAAACCGACCATCATGGCCATTGCCAAGCTGGAGCATCGAGCACGGACAGCGCTCAAGCTGGGGGCGGCGAAGTGA
- a CDS encoding transcription termination/antitermination NusG family protein encodes MMHSKRPNDAVRIGPTDRQTAAIDRAVANRRMIGRQVEAAAADEGRAWYAIRTRVNCEKAVDKTMVDAGIGTWLPLRKVEGKVRRGRMLPASYQPVIWGLLFVHVAMNGEAWHGLMSIKHVLAVLGDDSGPKPVIEKEFNRFRSMVTLGVYGDKPAGWKPMVGEYAVIGAGAAFGQGAMVNGFKGRRRDRVLVTLFGGSMPFEVPLAILVKP; translated from the coding sequence ATGATGCACAGCAAGCGGCCGAATGATGCGGTCAGGATAGGGCCGACCGACCGGCAGACGGCTGCCATCGATCGGGCAGTGGCGAATCGCCGGATGATCGGGCGCCAGGTCGAGGCGGCTGCGGCCGACGAGGGCAGGGCCTGGTATGCGATTCGCACGCGGGTCAATTGCGAGAAGGCTGTGGATAAGACGATGGTCGATGCGGGCATCGGCACATGGTTGCCGCTGCGCAAGGTCGAGGGAAAGGTGCGCCGCGGGCGCATGCTGCCAGCCTCATACCAGCCTGTGATCTGGGGGCTGCTGTTCGTCCATGTCGCCATGAATGGCGAGGCATGGCATGGGCTGATGAGCATCAAGCATGTGCTTGCCGTGCTCGGTGACGACAGCGGGCCGAAGCCTGTTATCGAGAAGGAATTCAATCGCTTCCGGTCGATGGTGACGCTTGGCGTGTACGGCGACAAGCCAGCGGGCTGGAAGCCAATGGTGGGTGAGTACGCTGTGATCGGGGCAGGGGCAGCGTTCGGTCAGGGTGCCATGGTCAACGGCTTCAAGGGCAGGCGTCGCGACCGTGTGCTGGTGACGCTGTTCGGTGGCTCGATGCCGTTCGAGGTGCCACTTGCCATTCTCGTAAAACCGTAA
- a CDS encoding terminase gpA endonuclease subunit, producing the protein MKLKLKRSALAVIAGTLAALIMPPERMLPSASAKGLIVPDGPQANEKWDASLTPYIIEPLDLMAMDSGVNEFDIRKSAQTGFTTLILAAVKHIIEQDPCRAMIVQPTSGALTDFNKDKLGPAIENTPSLKRKVKPQTSRAGDASTTTSKVFPGGSLTLAIASSPADLRSKTIKVALLDEVDEYPDDLDGQGDPLGMIEARQESFLMSGEWKRAKISTPTVKGASKIDAGFHAGDQRYWHMPCPGCAAPFKFVFDRTFFKFEETFPYKAYYATPCCGAIVEASDKVELMKKGRWIATAPRPGAHPSYHFDALTSPFVPWEKIAERFVKAAGDPLKLKTFENLTLGLPFEVKGDAPDHAKLMLRRDKEQKRGHIPGAGLILTGAADVQMRGIWYSVKAYAPDGQSWVVDAGYLSGETDDPHAGAFAELEKIRVTQWPDAYGRTRTVDLFGVDSGYRSHVVYSWVRGKAATFALKGIDGWSRPALGQPTKVDIDFKGERIRGGAMVWAVGTWPLKGAFYAQLRKEGIAAGQPVNPAGYCHFAWWQDEVYFRQITSEYLATETYRGRARRVWKIRGGEENHLLDCEIYNAALADYLGLSRMTSDQWRTLAADRGFPQDFDFFAPDVLQVQMRAPSKSQARVPKGPKPMQSTSAPIAEEKPAFWD; encoded by the coding sequence ATGAAACTGAAGCTCAAGCGCTCCGCCCTGGCGGTGATCGCCGGCACGCTTGCCGCGCTGATCATGCCGCCCGAGCGTATGCTGCCCAGCGCCTCGGCCAAAGGGCTGATCGTGCCGGATGGCCCGCAGGCCAACGAGAAGTGGGACGCATCGCTGACGCCCTACATCATCGAGCCGCTCGACCTGATGGCGATGGACTCGGGCGTCAATGAATTCGATATCCGCAAGTCGGCGCAGACTGGCTTCACCACGCTGATCCTGGCCGCGGTCAAACACATCATCGAGCAGGATCCGTGCCGGGCGATGATCGTGCAGCCGACCTCCGGCGCGCTCACTGACTTCAACAAGGACAAGCTAGGCCCGGCGATCGAAAACACGCCGTCACTCAAGCGCAAGGTCAAGCCGCAGACCAGCCGCGCTGGTGACGCCTCGACCACGACATCGAAAGTCTTCCCAGGCGGCTCGCTGACGCTGGCGATCGCCTCGTCGCCGGCCGATCTGCGATCGAAGACGATCAAGGTCGCGCTGCTCGACGAGGTCGACGAGTATCCCGACGACCTCGACGGCCAGGGCGATCCGCTCGGCATGATCGAGGCCCGGCAGGAATCGTTCCTGATGTCGGGCGAGTGGAAGCGCGCCAAGATCTCGACGCCGACCGTCAAGGGCGCCTCGAAGATCGACGCTGGGTTCCACGCCGGCGACCAGCGCTATTGGCACATGCCGTGCCCCGGCTGCGCTGCACCGTTCAAGTTCGTCTTCGACCGCACCTTCTTCAAGTTCGAAGAAACCTTTCCTTACAAGGCCTATTACGCGACGCCCTGCTGCGGCGCGATCGTCGAGGCGTCCGACAAGGTCGAGCTGATGAAGAAAGGTCGCTGGATCGCTACGGCGCCGCGGCCAGGCGCGCATCCGAGCTACCATTTCGACGCGCTGACCTCGCCCTTCGTGCCATGGGAGAAGATCGCAGAGCGCTTCGTCAAGGCGGCCGGCGATCCGCTCAAGCTGAAGACCTTCGAAAACCTGACGCTCGGCCTGCCGTTCGAGGTCAAGGGTGACGCGCCCGACCACGCCAAGCTGATGTTGCGCCGCGACAAGGAACAGAAGCGCGGCCACATTCCGGGCGCCGGCCTGATCCTGACCGGAGCCGCCGACGTGCAGATGCGCGGCATCTGGTATTCGGTCAAGGCCTATGCGCCGGACGGGCAGAGCTGGGTTGTCGATGCCGGCTACCTCTCCGGCGAAACCGACGATCCCCACGCCGGCGCCTTCGCCGAGCTGGAAAAAATCCGCGTCACGCAATGGCCGGACGCCTACGGCCGCACCCGCACCGTCGACCTGTTCGGCGTCGACTCGGGTTATCGCAGCCATGTCGTCTATTCATGGGTGCGCGGCAAGGCGGCGACCTTCGCGCTCAAGGGCATCGACGGCTGGAGCCGCCCAGCGCTCGGCCAGCCGACGAAGGTCGACATCGACTTCAAGGGCGAGCGCATCCGCGGCGGCGCCATGGTCTGGGCGGTCGGCACCTGGCCGCTGAAGGGCGCCTTCTACGCGCAGCTGCGCAAGGAAGGCATCGCCGCCGGGCAGCCGGTCAATCCGGCCGGCTACTGCCACTTCGCCTGGTGGCAGGACGAGGTCTATTTCCGCCAGATCACCTCGGAATATCTGGCCACCGAAACCTATCGCGGCCGTGCCCGCCGGGTCTGGAAGATCCGTGGCGGCGAGGAAAACCACCTGCTCGACTGCGAGATCTACAATGCGGCACTGGCCGACTATCTCGGCCTGTCGCGGATGACATCCGACCAGTGGCGCACGCTCGCCGCCGATCGTGGATTTCCGCAGGATTTCGACTTCTTCGCGCCCGACGTCCTGCAGGTTCAGATGCGTGCTCCGTCCAAGTCGCAGGCGCGTGTGCCGAAAGGTCCGAAGCCCATGCAGTCGACGTCGGCACCTATAGCTGAAGAAAAACCCGCATTCTGGGATTGA
- a CDS encoding phage portal protein, whose protein sequence is MNALDRLISVFSPQAGLRRAAARASLEGFERSYAAGQSGRRNKGWTGRGTSANVEVGQALATLRNRAREFVRDSWAGQRILDVLVSHVVGTGITVVPNTGSDRSDNQFRLAYEEWQAQADLEGVLDAPTMQGLALRSMVEGGDSVIRFIDLTSQEADGSVPFRLQGLEGDQIDASRDYGLAGSNTRLGVELGDGGRRKGLWLWKNHPGDMSVSALGGGSAMVDWKDLCHLYRPLRWGQVRGITWFAPILLNGREAQDLFDSALMQARTQACFAGFRKSNPGDPNPFAVKDAADGSGDSQKVTRIEPGMIVDIGNSDMVFAQPSSQSQFGTVYLAAMQAMAAGAGITYDQLTGDLRQANYSSLRAGKIDFRRLVEQIQWHLMAPRLVMPTTRRFIDRAILAGKLRPRSDGYPVDLIMPANEPIDPKKDLDADIAAVRAGRMSPQEFISAWGRDWKKVIADTEAFFKISDKANLALDIDGRRPLNGGSAPSPQDGAPQTPQDGNND, encoded by the coding sequence ATGAACGCGCTCGACCGCCTGATCTCGGTTTTCTCGCCGCAAGCCGGCCTGCGCCGCGCCGCCGCGCGCGCCTCGCTCGAAGGCTTCGAGCGCAGCTATGCCGCTGGTCAGTCCGGCCGCCGCAACAAGGGCTGGACAGGTCGCGGCACCTCGGCCAACGTCGAGGTCGGCCAGGCGCTGGCGACGCTGCGCAATCGGGCGCGAGAATTCGTCCGCGATAGCTGGGCGGGTCAACGCATCCTCGACGTGCTGGTCTCGCATGTCGTCGGCACCGGCATCACCGTGGTGCCGAACACCGGCTCCGACCGTTCAGACAACCAGTTCCGGCTGGCCTACGAGGAATGGCAGGCGCAGGCCGACCTCGAAGGCGTGCTCGACGCGCCGACCATGCAGGGCCTGGCCTTGCGCTCCATGGTCGAGGGCGGCGACAGCGTCATCCGCTTCATCGATCTGACGTCGCAGGAGGCCGATGGCAGCGTGCCGTTCAGGTTGCAGGGCCTCGAAGGCGACCAGATCGATGCCTCGCGCGACTATGGCCTTGCCGGTTCCAACACCAGGCTCGGCGTTGAGCTTGGCGACGGTGGCCGTCGCAAGGGCCTGTGGTTGTGGAAAAACCATCCTGGCGACATGTCGGTGTCGGCCTTGGGCGGCGGCTCGGCGATGGTCGACTGGAAGGATCTCTGCCACCTCTACCGGCCTCTGCGCTGGGGCCAGGTGCGCGGCATCACTTGGTTCGCGCCGATCTTGCTCAACGGCCGTGAGGCGCAGGATCTGTTCGATTCTGCCCTCATGCAGGCGCGCACGCAGGCCTGTTTCGCCGGTTTCCGCAAGTCCAATCCCGGCGATCCCAATCCGTTCGCGGTCAAGGATGCCGCCGATGGCTCCGGCGACAGCCAGAAAGTCACCCGCATCGAGCCGGGCATGATCGTCGACATCGGCAATTCCGACATGGTGTTCGCCCAGCCGTCGTCGCAATCGCAGTTCGGCACCGTCTACCTCGCCGCCATGCAGGCAATGGCCGCCGGCGCCGGCATCACCTATGACCAGCTGACCGGCGATCTGCGGCAAGCCAACTATTCCAGCCTGCGCGCCGGCAAGATCGATTTCCGCCGCCTGGTCGAGCAGATCCAGTGGCACCTGATGGCACCGCGGCTGGTGATGCCGACGACGCGCCGTTTCATCGATCGCGCCATCCTCGCCGGCAAGCTTCGGCCGCGCAGCGACGGCTATCCGGTCGACCTGATCATGCCGGCCAATGAGCCGATCGACCCCAAGAAGGACCTCGACGCCGATATCGCCGCCGTCCGCGCCGGCCGAATGTCTCCGCAGGAGTTCATCTCGGCATGGGGCCGCGATTGGAAGAAGGTGATCGCCGACACCGAGGCGTTCTTCAAGATCAGCGACAAGGCCAATCTCGCCCTCGATATCGACGGCCGCCGCCCGCTCAACGGCGGATCGGCGCCATCGCCACAGGATGGCGCCCCGCAAACCCCACAGGATGGCAACAATGACTGA
- a CDS encoding HK97 family phage prohead protease, producing MTEIIRLPQMLRDAEVRAGSFDEATNSIDVIWTTGATVRRFSWMDGEFDEELIVSGNAVRLGRLNAGAPFLDTHGQWSLNDVIGSVVRGSAKIEGGKGVATVKLSAAADAVDRVARIKEGTVSNISVGYRIHAVERKEMDGKVPLHRVVDWEPWEISAVPIPADPGAQVRSDGAKPETFDCRVMRTLADANEVRRIRLGMQQRMAGLGR from the coding sequence ATGACTGAGATCATCCGCCTGCCGCAGATGCTGCGCGACGCCGAGGTGCGCGCCGGATCCTTCGATGAAGCGACCAACTCGATCGACGTCATCTGGACCACTGGCGCCACGGTGCGGCGCTTTTCGTGGATGGATGGCGAGTTCGATGAGGAATTGATCGTCAGCGGCAACGCCGTACGCCTCGGTCGCCTCAATGCCGGCGCGCCGTTCCTCGACACGCACGGCCAATGGAGCCTCAACGACGTCATCGGCTCGGTGGTGCGCGGTTCCGCCAAGATCGAAGGTGGCAAGGGTGTCGCCACCGTCAAGCTGTCGGCCGCCGCCGACGCCGTCGACCGCGTCGCCCGCATCAAGGAAGGAACAGTCTCCAACATCTCGGTCGGCTACCGCATCCACGCCGTCGAACGCAAGGAAATGGATGGCAAGGTGCCGCTGCACCGCGTCGTCGACTGGGAGCCGTGGGAAATCTCGGCGGTGCCGATTCCGGCTGATCCCGGCGCGCAGGTGCGCAGTGACGGCGCCAAGCCGGAAACATTCGATTGCCGCGTCATGCGCACGCTCGCCGACGCTAACGAGGTCCGCCGCATCCGTCTCGGCATGCAGCAGCGGATGGCCGGTCTCGGCCGCTAG